A part of Flavobacteriaceae bacterium GSB9 genomic DNA contains:
- the gdhA gene encoding NADP-specific glutamate dehydrogenase: MKQTVGQFMELVRKRNGHEPEFLQAVEEVAETVIPYIVKHDIYYGKNILLRMVEPERLISFRVSWVDDSGEIQVNRGYRVQMNSAIGPYKGGLRFHPSVNASILKFLAFEQVFKNSLTTLPMGGGKGGSDFDPKGKSDNEIMRFCHAFMSELFRHIGPNTDIPAGDIGVGAREIGFLFGMYKKLNNEFTGVLTGKGMSWGGSLIRPEATGYGTVYFAQKMLETKDDGFQGKKVVVSGSGNVAQYAAEKVIQLGGKVLTLSDSNGYIYDADGIDEEKLAFVMRLKNEKRGRIKEYLDEYPKAEYHKGQTPWGVSCDVAMPCATQNELTEGDAKTLIENGCVCVSEGANMPSTNGAIAVFHKAKILFAPGKASNAGGVATSGLEMTQNSLRYKWTREEVDNKLKDIMSDIHKSCLEYGKDEDGYVDYVRGANIAGFVKVADAMLAQGIV; the protein is encoded by the coding sequence ATGAAACAAACTGTAGGTCAATTTATGGAGCTTGTAAGAAAAAGAAATGGGCACGAACCCGAATTTCTACAAGCCGTTGAAGAGGTTGCGGAAACCGTAATCCCTTATATCGTAAAACACGATATATATTATGGCAAAAATATTTTGCTGCGAATGGTAGAGCCAGAACGTTTAATTTCGTTTAGGGTCTCTTGGGTTGACGATAGTGGAGAAATACAGGTAAATAGAGGCTACAGAGTGCAAATGAATTCTGCAATAGGGCCATACAAGGGTGGTTTACGTTTTCACCCTTCTGTAAATGCCAGCATTTTAAAATTCTTGGCTTTTGAACAAGTGTTTAAAAATAGCTTAACGACTTTACCCATGGGTGGAGGAAAAGGAGGAAGCGATTTCGACCCCAAAGGAAAAAGTGATAACGAAATTATGAGATTTTGTCATGCTTTTATGAGTGAATTGTTTAGGCACATTGGCCCAAACACAGATATTCCGGCAGGAGATATTGGTGTAGGCGCTAGAGAAATTGGTTTTTTGTTTGGTATGTACAAAAAGCTAAATAACGAATTTACAGGAGTGCTGACAGGTAAAGGTATGTCATGGGGAGGTTCTTTAATAAGACCGGAAGCGACAGGCTATGGTACAGTATATTTTGCACAAAAAATGCTGGAAACAAAAGATGATGGTTTTCAAGGGAAAAAAGTAGTCGTATCGGGTTCTGGTAATGTGGCGCAGTATGCGGCTGAAAAAGTAATCCAGCTAGGCGGAAAAGTTTTAACGCTCTCAGATTCTAATGGTTATATTTATGATGCAGATGGTATAGACGAAGAAAAGTTAGCCTTTGTAATGCGATTAAAAAACGAAAAAAGAGGAAGAATTAAAGAATATTTAGATGAGTATCCTAAGGCTGAATATCATAAAGGACAAACCCCATGGGGTGTGTCTTGTGATGTTGCTATGCCTTGTGCAACCCAAAATGAACTTACCGAAGGCGACGCCAAAACATTGATTGAAAATGGATGCGTTTGTGTAAGTGAGGGTGCTAATATGCCATCAACAAACGGTGCCATAGCGGTATTCCATAAAGCTAAAATATTATTTGCACCCGGAAAAGCATCAAATGCTGGTGGTGTAGCTACCTCTGGATTGGAAATGACTCAAAATTCCTTGCGCTACAAATGGACACGTGAGGAGGTTGACAATAAGTTAAAGGATATTATGTCCGATATACATAAATCATGCTTAGAATACGGTAAAGATGAAGATGGCTATGTAGATTATGTAAGGGGCGCCAATATTGCGGGATTTGTGAAGGTTGCCGATGCCATGTTGGCTCAAGGTATCGTTTAA
- a CDS encoding glutamate dehydrogenase: MLNLKSLACGLLLFVGIQTVFAQLGFSHELGVIAGPVEFRSDFGSRNDEITNFGNSGIGIGIIHYISFAYSADCNCYTTDTFFNDHFKLRSEVSWNKTNLDHHGFWVESDKTSAEADKLRAHSGIAENFDIGMQLEYFPLSIRSFQAFSYSFAPFVSFGVHYTHFTPEVSTNYTNPNPTAIGDVTDPSNFYTFWEPGSVDASPGSTWSVVSSVGVRYKLTKLSDLMLDLRWQYYFDDWIDGLNHNWANYDRKNDWLVWLNFGYVYYLD, translated from the coding sequence ATGCTTAACTTGAAATCTTTAGCTTGTGGGCTTTTATTGTTTGTTGGCATTCAAACGGTTTTTGCACAACTAGGTTTTTCTCACGAATTGGGTGTTATAGCAGGTCCTGTAGAGTTTCGTTCAGATTTTGGCAGTAGAAATGATGAAATAACAAACTTCGGGAATTCCGGTATTGGTATCGGGATTATTCACTACATTAGTTTTGCATACAGTGCCGATTGTAATTGTTACACTACAGATACTTTTTTTAACGACCATTTTAAACTGAGAAGTGAAGTTTCTTGGAACAAAACCAATCTCGATCATCACGGATTTTGGGTGGAGTCTGATAAAACCAGTGCTGAAGCAGATAAACTTAGGGCACACAGCGGTATAGCCGAAAATTTTGATATTGGAATGCAGTTGGAATATTTCCCTTTAAGCATTCGTTCTTTCCAAGCCTTTTCTTATAGTTTTGCTCCTTTTGTTAGTTTTGGCGTCCACTACACACATTTTACGCCTGAAGTTAGCACTAACTATACCAATCCCAATCCAACTGCAATAGGCGACGTTACAGACCCTAGCAACTTTTATACATTTTGGGAACCAGGCTCTGTAGATGCCTCTCCAGGCAGTACTTGGTCCGTTGTTTCTAGCGTTGGCGTACGCTACAAACTCACAAAACTATCAGATTTAATGCTCGACTTAAGATGGCAATACTACTTTGATGATTGGATTGATGGCTTAAATCACAATTGGGCGAATTATGATAGAAAAAACGATTGGTTGGTTTGGTTAAATTTTGGTTACGTTTATTATTTAGACTAA
- a CDS encoding DUF3298 and DUF4163 domain-containing protein, protein MPQKRHYFFIGILLFVFCCNKYPKVSFSEINIPFKNNSIVEVNIPKSEGNKTISNNINDEISKTVAAALTIGDPNTEPSKSIKESIDNFNSAYEKFKVSFPESDMPWEAQIDGEVIYKSPEIISLAITSYINTGGAHGISIVSFLNFKAATGEKISNEQLITDLEGFKKVVKPYFDKTITNENIPIFDTNNFHLPINIGYTEDGLVLLYNTYEIAPYSSGIIEFRIPLEDVQPFLAFNSL, encoded by the coding sequence ATGCCACAAAAACGCCATTATTTTTTTATCGGTATTTTACTTTTTGTCTTTTGTTGCAATAAATACCCAAAAGTCTCATTTTCAGAGATTAATATTCCATTCAAAAACAACAGTATTGTTGAAGTTAACATTCCTAAGTCAGAAGGAAACAAAACTATTTCAAACAACATTAATGATGAAATAAGTAAAACCGTAGCTGCTGCCTTAACCATTGGAGACCCGAACACAGAACCTTCAAAATCTATTAAAGAAAGTATCGATAATTTTAATAGTGCATACGAAAAATTTAAGGTTAGCTTCCCTGAAAGTGACATGCCTTGGGAAGCACAAATTGACGGTGAGGTTATTTATAAATCGCCAGAAATAATAAGTTTAGCAATAACATCATACATCAATACAGGCGGTGCCCACGGCATATCCATCGTTTCTTTTTTGAATTTTAAAGCTGCTACAGGTGAAAAAATTTCTAATGAACAATTAATTACCGACCTTGAAGGATTTAAAAAAGTCGTAAAACCTTATTTTGACAAAACCATTACAAACGAAAACATCCCCATTTTTGATACCAATAATTTTCACCTACCAATAAATATTGGCTATACCGAAGATGGCCTGGTTTTACTTTACAATACTTATGAAATAGCCCCTTATTCGAGCGGAATTATAGAATTCAGGATACCTCTTGAAGATGTCCAACCTTTTTTAGCGTTTAACAGCCTTTAA
- a CDS encoding DinB family protein, giving the protein MDFTFQVLNNTRKIFGKIIEDTSLEDLNNIPEGFNNNIIWNIGHVVVTEQLLAYKLSGLEPSISGGMINKYRKDSKPEGPVTEDEVNEIKALLFSSIKKTEDDYKNGLFKDYNTYTVSTTGNTLTSIDDALQFILAHEGIHYGYVLALLKAVKR; this is encoded by the coding sequence ATGGATTTTACATTTCAGGTTTTAAACAATACACGAAAAATTTTTGGTAAAATAATAGAAGATACTTCTTTGGAAGACTTAAACAATATACCTGAAGGTTTTAATAATAATATCATTTGGAATATTGGGCATGTTGTGGTTACCGAGCAATTGCTGGCTTACAAACTCTCTGGTTTAGAGCCTTCTATTTCAGGTGGTATGATTAATAAGTACAGAAAAGATTCTAAGCCTGAAGGCCCTGTAACTGAAGATGAGGTTAATGAAATAAAGGCTTTGTTGTTCTCGTCCATAAAAAAGACGGAGGATGATTATAAAAACGGACTTTTTAAGGATTATAACACATATACAGTGTCAACAACAGGCAATACCTTAACCAGCATTGATGATGCCTTGCAATTTATTTTAGCGCACGAGGGTATTCACTATGGTTACGTATTAGCACTTTTAAAGGCTGTTAAACGCTAA
- a CDS encoding YtxH domain-containing protein → MTNNESTFLGIVAGTALGAALGILFAPDKGSNTRQRIVDEAQATKDKLSEKAETLKEQIVNTASTKKRNIDEEIESIVSDASYKADDVITALESKLKDLKQKNKRLQKTS, encoded by the coding sequence ATGACAAACAACGAAAGTACTTTTTTAGGCATTGTCGCCGGAACCGCATTAGGAGCAGCTCTAGGCATTTTATTTGCACCGGACAAAGGAAGCAATACCCGACAAAGAATAGTGGACGAAGCCCAAGCCACTAAAGACAAACTATCTGAAAAAGCCGAAACCCTAAAAGAACAGATTGTAAATACTGCCAGCACAAAAAAAAGAAACATCGATGAAGAAATCGAATCTATCGTTTCTGATGCTAGCTACAAAGCCGATGATGTTATAACAGCACTAGAAAGCAAACTCAAAGACTTAAAACAAAAAAACAAAAGGCTACAAAAAACCTCGTAA
- a CDS encoding DUF6327 family protein — MKTYHNAKSIEHDLKILNLERQIAWEELKNVKEEYQESLKPLNWVQSGLKLMGKYGGIMLIKKLMK; from the coding sequence ATGAAGACTTATCACAACGCTAAAAGCATTGAACACGACTTAAAGATTTTAAATTTAGAACGCCAAATTGCTTGGGAAGAACTTAAAAATGTTAAAGAGGAATACCAAGAAAGTTTAAAGCCATTAAACTGGGTTCAATCCGGTCTTAAGTTAATGGGCAAATATGGAGGTATCATGTTAATTAAAAAATTGATGAAATAG
- a CDS encoding DUF2723 domain-containing protein has translation MANFNFKKWNTILGWFSFLIALITYSLTVEPTVSFWDAGEYILTSAKLQVGHPPGAPLFQMLGAFFSIFTFGNTELVGWMMNMMSAVASAFTILFMFWTITLLLKKIVVGKGDMSQNKAMAILGSGLVGSLAFTFTDSFWFNAVETEVYAMATLIMAALFWLGLRWEQDMHKPRGNRWLILIAFIIGLSFGVHFMGLLTIPAIGLIYYFKNYKTVTVKNFIIANAVSVGILLFVFKLLAPNILKIFSATEIFFVNTIGLPFNSGSIFAGIALIILINSGLRYTRKKGYVHLNTGILCITFIIVGFSSWLMLPIRANANVVINENNPSSARELLAYYNLEQYPETHLFYGPQFTDQYAYLDENNPYIDDKPKYEKDEEKGEYVIVNDYKNAKQNYNSEHASLFPRMWSTEHAENYMMFSGFLDFKLKPEYQMENQLRASVNNFRKDVSQGNIDYEDYHNFLKQFKEYIDIEKPSLASNIRYLFEYQLGYMYWRYFMWNFAGRQDDIQGKYDNHGNWISGIKPLDEWHLGLSQDNLPSDVKNNKARNTYYLLPLILGLLGFFFLFNKDKKLFWVMLVFFLFTGVAIQVYTNVRPFEPRERDYSVVGSFYVFALWIGFGVYGLYDTLKTYIPKKLAGPIITVVCLILVPGILAANNWDDHDRSDKYTARSMAHMYLDSCAENAILFTIGDNDTFALWYAQEIEGYRTDVRVVNTSLFQTDWYIDQMKRKAYESDPIPSQLTHDLYKYGTNDYIVIQQVIQDTLPIKRFLDFVGSKDPRTKYKHVLQRRGVDITQVRSQDLNATYLPTPHLRIPVNKDNVLKSGIVKPNDADKIVPYIDITVNGGALYKNRLLMLDVIANNEWKRPIYFTGGSFGDDDYLWMKDYLQLDGLCYKLVPIKTSIDRNNPFDMGRVDSDLMYEKVKKWDWGNSGSPDIYHDPETRKNSITYRGNLARLIQQLINEDKLDKAEEIADIAMENMPVEYFGFYTLLEPYIGAYYAVGNKEKARTLFKQVAQKYQENLKYYASLKTRNQERMFEDIYTDISRYKALIDVLIQHDSEFAEIEGNIFNNYLRSFEHFYGEAEPETVPMNNDLPLDSNLPVEADSIN, from the coding sequence ATGGCAAATTTCAACTTTAAAAAATGGAACACCATCTTAGGCTGGTTCTCTTTTTTAATAGCGCTTATCACATATAGTTTAACTGTTGAACCTACGGTAAGTTTTTGGGATGCCGGAGAATACATTTTAACCTCGGCTAAATTGCAAGTGGGCCACCCGCCTGGAGCACCTCTTTTTCAAATGCTAGGAGCCTTCTTTTCTATTTTTACTTTTGGAAATACTGAATTGGTGGGTTGGATGATGAACATGATGAGTGCCGTTGCTAGTGCATTCACTATTCTTTTCATGTTCTGGACCATCACTTTGCTTCTTAAAAAGATAGTTGTTGGCAAGGGCGACATGTCACAAAACAAAGCCATGGCTATTTTGGGCAGTGGTCTAGTTGGCAGTTTGGCATTTACATTTACCGATTCGTTTTGGTTCAATGCAGTTGAAACAGAAGTTTACGCTATGGCTACTTTAATAATGGCTGCTTTGTTTTGGCTTGGGCTTCGTTGGGAACAGGATATGCACAAACCTCGTGGCAACCGTTGGCTTATTTTAATTGCCTTTATTATTGGACTTTCGTTTGGTGTTCACTTTATGGGGTTACTTACTATTCCTGCCATAGGGCTGATATATTACTTTAAAAACTATAAAACCGTAACGGTAAAAAACTTCATTATAGCCAACGCCGTTTCTGTTGGTATTTTATTGTTCGTTTTTAAATTGTTGGCACCAAACATTCTTAAAATTTTCAGTGCTACCGAAATATTTTTTGTAAACACCATTGGTTTACCGTTTAATTCGGGGTCTATATTTGCTGGTATTGCACTCATTATTTTGATTAACTCTGGATTGAGGTACACACGTAAAAAAGGCTATGTACATCTTAATACGGGCATTCTTTGCATAACTTTTATTATTGTTGGGTTTTCATCGTGGCTTATGCTTCCTATTCGTGCCAATGCCAATGTGGTTATTAACGAAAACAACCCATCGAGTGCGAGAGAGCTTTTGGCTTATTACAACTTAGAACAATACCCCGAAACCCATTTGTTCTATGGTCCGCAGTTTACCGACCAATACGCCTACTTAGATGAAAACAATCCTTATATAGACGATAAACCCAAATACGAAAAAGACGAAGAAAAAGGCGAGTATGTTATTGTGAATGACTACAAAAATGCAAAGCAAAACTACAATTCTGAACATGCCTCACTATTTCCCCGTATGTGGAGTACCGAACATGCCGAAAATTACATGATGTTTTCTGGCTTTTTAGATTTTAAGCTGAAGCCTGAATATCAAATGGAAAACCAATTGCGTGCTTCTGTAAACAATTTCAGAAAAGATGTAAGCCAAGGTAATATCGATTACGAAGATTACCACAATTTTTTAAAACAGTTTAAAGAATACATCGATATCGAGAAGCCATCTTTGGCGAGTAATATACGATACCTATTTGAATACCAATTAGGCTATATGTATTGGCGTTATTTTATGTGGAATTTCGCAGGTCGCCAAGACGATATTCAAGGTAAATACGACAATCACGGCAACTGGATTTCAGGTATTAAACCGTTAGACGAATGGCACTTAGGGCTTTCGCAGGATAACCTGCCTAGTGATGTAAAAAACAATAAAGCCAGAAACACTTACTACTTACTGCCCCTTATTTTAGGATTGCTTGGTTTTTTCTTTCTGTTTAACAAAGACAAAAAGTTGTTTTGGGTCATGCTTGTATTTTTCCTGTTTACCGGAGTTGCCATACAGGTTTACACCAATGTACGCCCATTTGAACCTCGAGAACGCGATTATTCGGTGGTAGGCTCATTTTACGTTTTTGCACTTTGGATAGGTTTTGGAGTTTATGGCCTTTACGATACCTTAAAAACATATATACCTAAAAAATTGGCAGGTCCAATTATTACAGTAGTTTGCCTGATTTTAGTACCTGGTATTCTGGCAGCCAATAACTGGGATGACCATGACCGATCGGATAAATATACGGCCAGATCCATGGCACATATGTACCTCGACTCATGTGCAGAAAACGCTATTCTCTTCACTATTGGTGACAACGACACTTTTGCCCTGTGGTACGCCCAAGAAATAGAAGGTTACCGTACCGATGTGCGCGTGGTAAACACGAGCCTGTTTCAAACCGATTGGTATATCGACCAAATGAAACGTAAAGCTTACGAAAGCGACCCTATTCCATCACAACTAACACACGATTTATATAAATACGGCACCAACGATTATATCGTTATTCAACAGGTTATTCAAGACACATTGCCCATTAAACGCTTTTTAGATTTTGTTGGAAGTAAAGACCCTAGAACCAAATACAAACATGTTTTACAACGTCGTGGTGTTGATATCACTCAAGTACGTTCTCAAGATCTGAATGCAACGTATCTGCCTACACCACACTTGCGCATTCCGGTAAATAAAGACAACGTATTAAAATCGGGTATCGTAAAACCTAATGATGCCGACAAGATTGTACCTTATATTGACATTACCGTTAACGGTGGCGCACTGTACAAAAACCGTTTGCTCATGCTCGATGTGATTGCCAATAACGAGTGGAAACGTCCCATTTATTTTACTGGCGGAAGTTTTGGTGATGACGATTATTTATGGATGAAAGACTACTTACAACTTGATGGCCTTTGCTACAAATTAGTCCCAATAAAAACCTCAATAGACCGCAATAACCCTTTCGACATGGGTCGCGTGGACAGCGATTTAATGTACGAAAAAGTCAAAAAATGGGATTGGGGCAACAGTGGCAGTCCAGATATATACCACGATCCCGAAACACGCAAAAACTCCATTACGTATCGAGGTAACTTAGCACGTTTAATTCAACAGTTAATCAACGAAGACAAATTAGACAAAGCTGAAGAAATTGCCGATATCGCTATGGAGAATATGCCTGTAGAGTATTTTGGATTCTACACTTTGCTTGAACCTTATATTGGTGCGTATTATGCAGTTGGAAATAAGGAAAAAGCAAGAACATTGTTTAAACAAGTAGCGCAAAAATATCAGGAAAACCTTAAATATTACGCTAGCCTTAAAACACGAAATCAAGAAAGGATGTTTGAGGATATTTATACAGATATTAGCCGTTACAAAGCTCTAATTGATGTTTTAATACAACACGACTCCGAATTTGCTGAAATAGAAGGTAACATCTTTAATAATTATTTGCGATCCTTTGAGCATTTTTATGGTGAAGCAGAACCTGAAACAGTACCGATGAACAACGATTTACCATTGGACAGCAATTTACCAGTTGAAGCTGATAGTATTAACTAA
- a CDS encoding polysaccharide deacetylase family protein: MFPNYVWDVPNTKKNIYLTFDDGPTPEITNWTLNVLKQYNAKATFFCIGNNVEKHPKILKGIIEQGHSVGNHTQNHLKGWNSKTDAYIAEVDEAQKIIDLQKPLIVNHQPSTKKLFRPPYGKIKPKQGQKLIDAGYKIIMWDVISFDWDTNITPEACLDNVIYKATEGSIVVFHDSVKASKNMQFALPKVLDFFSQKGYSFKSLKF, from the coding sequence ATGTTTCCGAATTATGTTTGGGATGTTCCAAATACCAAAAAAAACATTTACTTAACTTTTGATGATGGCCCGACACCCGAAATCACCAATTGGACTTTAAATGTTTTAAAACAATATAACGCCAAAGCTACATTTTTTTGCATAGGCAATAACGTTGAAAAACATCCTAAAATTCTTAAAGGCATTATAGAACAAGGCCATTCGGTTGGAAATCATACGCAAAACCACTTAAAGGGTTGGAATTCTAAAACAGATGCGTATATAGCTGAAGTCGATGAAGCCCAAAAAATCATAGATTTACAAAAACCGTTAATTGTTAATCATCAACCGTCTACAAAAAAACTATTCCGGCCTCCCTATGGTAAAATAAAACCAAAACAGGGACAAAAACTTATTGATGCTGGTTATAAAATTATTATGTGGGATGTCATTTCGTTTGACTGGGACACAAACATTACACCTGAAGCGTGCTTAGACAATGTGATTTATAAAGCCACAGAAGGCAGCATTGTGGTTTTTCATGATAGTGTAAAAGCCTCAAAAAACATGCAATTTGCATTGCCTAAAGTGCTCGATTTTTTCTCCCAAAAAGGATATAGCTTTAAATCCCTTAAATTTTAG
- a CDS encoding thioredoxin family protein — protein MSKFGELIDVNIPVLLDFYSELDKQSSEMHVILRDVAAALGDKAKVIKIDVEKNRELAEALRVKTLPTLIIYKDGEMKWRQSGDQETNTLIGIVNEYV, from the coding sequence ATGTCTAAATTTGGTGAACTCATCGATGTCAATATTCCGGTACTTCTAGATTTTTATTCGGAATTAGACAAGCAATCGAGCGAAATGCACGTCATTTTAAGAGATGTTGCTGCTGCTTTGGGCGACAAAGCTAAAGTTATTAAAATTGATGTTGAAAAAAACCGAGAACTTGCCGAAGCCCTGCGCGTTAAAACTTTACCAACACTTATTATTTACAAAGATGGTGAAATGAAATGGCGCCAGAGTGGCGATCAAGAAACCAATACTTTAATAGGTATTGTGAATGAGTACGTCTAA
- a CDS encoding metallophosphoesterase produces the protein MLRWILFILFYAVIVFYGFQALRTITKSAWLQYLFIVLAVIVAGNFIIQFTVYSEGRVLNPAKSYAFGFLLAFISLGLGLIPLLLGEDIIRVIYGLYDKLVTKNDGFYMASRRKFISQIALGVAAIPFASLLYGMYKGKYRFRVLKYTLHFKDLPEAFDGYKITQISDIHSGSFDNREKIQYGVNLINEQKADAIFFTGDMVNNKSAEMLPWKDLFGTLKAKDGVFSILGNHDYGDYVNWPSKEAKAQNLNDLKLLQKDMGFDLLLNESRYIEKNGQKIAVVGVENWGRGGFKKVGDLKKATERIDANDFKILLSHDPSHWEDQVINDDMHYHLTLSGHTHGMQFGIEIPGWVKWSPAKWRYKYWAGIYKEMDQYINVNRGFGYLGYPGRVGIWPEITVIELKKDSSDA, from the coding sequence ATGCTTCGGTGGATTTTATTTATACTCTTTTATGCAGTTATTGTGTTTTACGGGTTTCAGGCCTTAAGAACCATAACCAAAAGTGCTTGGTTGCAATATCTGTTTATTGTTTTAGCGGTAATTGTGGCGGGCAATTTTATAATTCAGTTTACGGTATATTCCGAAGGGCGGGTTCTCAACCCGGCAAAAAGCTATGCCTTTGGGTTTTTGTTGGCTTTTATATCATTGGGTTTAGGATTGATTCCTTTGCTTTTAGGTGAAGATATTATTCGGGTTATTTACGGACTTTACGATAAACTTGTGACCAAAAATGATGGTTTTTACATGGCTTCGCGCCGAAAATTTATAAGCCAAATTGCCTTAGGTGTTGCTGCAATTCCGTTCGCCTCGTTACTGTACGGTATGTATAAAGGAAAGTACCGATTTAGGGTTTTAAAATATACTCTGCATTTTAAAGATTTGCCAGAAGCATTTGATGGTTATAAAATCACACAAATCAGCGACATTCATTCGGGTAGTTTTGATAATAGAGAAAAAATTCAATACGGTGTTAATCTCATTAATGAGCAAAAGGCAGATGCTATCTTCTTTACAGGTGATATGGTGAATAACAAATCGGCAGAAATGTTGCCGTGGAAGGATTTGTTCGGTACATTGAAAGCAAAAGATGGTGTGTTTTCTATTTTAGGAAACCACGATTATGGCGATTATGTAAATTGGCCATCAAAAGAAGCAAAGGCACAAAATTTAAACGACTTGAAACTACTGCAAAAAGATATGGGTTTCGATCTGTTGCTTAATGAAAGTCGCTACATTGAAAAAAACGGCCAAAAAATAGCTGTTGTTGGTGTTGAAAACTGGGGGCGTGGCGGATTTAAAAAGGTGGGAGATTTAAAGAAAGCCACAGAACGTATTGATGCCAACGATTTTAAAATACTGCTAAGTCATGATCCGTCGCATTGGGAAGACCAAGTGATTAACGACGACATGCACTACCATTTAACCTTAAGCGGACATACTCATGGTATGCAGTTTGGTATTGAAATTCCAGGATGGGTAAAGTGGAGTCCAGCAAAATGGCGTTACAAGTATTGGGCCGGTATTTACAAAGAAATGGACCAATACATTAACGTTAACAGAGGTTTTGGTTATTTAGGATACCCTGGCCGTGTTGGTATATGGCCAGAAATAACCGTAATAGAATTAAAAAAAGACTCTAGTGATGCATAA